One part of the Fretibacterium sp. OH1220_COT-178 genome encodes these proteins:
- a CDS encoding alpha/beta hydrolase, which yields MFQEEIVRSFDGVELYRCADVPSSPRGTVILLHGLGGHSRRFDEPARHLSEAGWCVVRYDHRGHGRSGGARAYVSDYAILVKDAEFVVEAAGRDSPGPVFTCGYSMGGLISLLLGIRRPELLRGQIFLGACACELPLYRNFRRPHIDRIALRTSPSVGSALLSRDPGVADEYDRDPWVLHAFTNRLLHEVFIRGVDSLEDTLPLHRLPCLVLHGGDDRLVPVESSRILHDRSSSADKTIEILPNCYHDILHDAARDAVVSRIASWMAERL from the coding sequence ATGTTTCAGGAGGAGATCGTCCGCTCCTTCGACGGAGTGGAACTGTACCGGTGCGCCGACGTTCCGTCCTCGCCCCGCGGGACCGTCATCCTGCTCCACGGGCTGGGAGGCCACAGCCGAAGGTTCGACGAGCCCGCGCGTCATCTGAGCGAGGCCGGGTGGTGCGTCGTCCGCTACGATCATCGGGGGCACGGAAGATCCGGAGGAGCGCGCGCCTACGTGAGCGACTACGCGATTCTCGTGAAGGACGCGGAGTTCGTCGTGGAGGCCGCAGGAAGGGATTCTCCGGGTCCCGTGTTCACCTGCGGCTACAGCATGGGGGGGCTGATCTCCCTCCTTCTGGGCATCCGTCGCCCGGAGCTCCTGAGGGGGCAGATCTTTCTGGGCGCCTGCGCCTGCGAGCTCCCGCTGTACCGCAATTTTCGCCGCCCCCACATCGACAGGATCGCACTGCGCACGTCGCCCTCCGTCGGATCGGCCCTGCTGAGCCGCGACCCCGGAGTGGCGGACGAATACGACCGGGACCCGTGGGTCCTTCACGCCTTCACCAACAGACTGCTCCACGAAGTCTTCATCCGGGGCGTGGACAGCCTGGAGGATACCCTGCCCCTTCATCGTCTGCCCTGCCTCGTCCTCCACGGCGGCGACGATCGGCTCGTCCCGGTGGAGTCCTCGCGCATCCTCCACGACCGCTCGTCCTCGGCCGACAAAACGATCGAGATTCTGCCGAACTGCTACCACGACATCCTTCACGACGCGGCACGCGACGCCGTGGTCTCCCGCATCGCCTCCT
- the amrA gene encoding AmmeMemoRadiSam system protein A: MSWIWAALMPHPPVLVPEVGRGREREAGRTLEGLERLTASLGDKRPDLLLLLSPHQPYAPGALFLNTAERPRGTLAPFGAPSVVLEPVASPERRKALAVQLAGAGTPVREGSRPDLTADQGSLVPLYFLRQAWGTLPPVVLASPIGLTPRQALSMGEHLAGFDDGLRWGLVASGDLSHRLIPGAPAGYSSAGRVFDGAVLEALKSGDAGPLIALSPETLDAAGECGLRSVLAMLGLCRALSGSPRVLSYEGPFGVGYCNALWEAPGGAPVEGRPGAHPCARLARETVARLLGGRPLPRSGSEVASSELWAERRACFVSIKSRSGALRGCIGTLAPAERSLDREIIANAVSASTRDPRFPPMTAGELADAVFSVDVLADPEPVAGLEALDPKVWGVIVSKGGRRGVLLPDLEGVDTVEAQLSIAMRKAGIADPEGMAVERFRVDRYGEDGRPGGDGS, from the coding sequence ATGTCCTGGATCTGGGCGGCTTTGATGCCGCATCCGCCGGTCCTCGTCCCCGAAGTGGGCCGGGGAAGGGAGAGGGAGGCGGGGAGGACCCTGGAGGGGCTGGAGCGGCTGACGGCGTCTCTCGGGGACAAGAGGCCCGATCTGCTGCTTCTCCTCTCCCCCCATCAGCCCTACGCTCCCGGGGCGCTCTTTCTCAACACCGCCGAACGGCCGCGGGGGACGCTGGCGCCCTTCGGAGCCCCCTCCGTCGTCCTCGAGCCGGTCGCGTCCCCGGAGCGCCGCAAGGCCCTTGCGGTGCAGCTCGCCGGGGCCGGAACGCCGGTCCGGGAGGGGAGCCGTCCCGATCTGACGGCGGACCAAGGCTCCCTCGTGCCGCTGTATTTTCTGCGGCAGGCCTGGGGGACGCTGCCGCCGGTCGTCCTGGCCTCTCCCATCGGTCTGACGCCTCGGCAGGCGTTGAGCATGGGGGAACACCTGGCGGGCTTCGACGACGGCCTGCGGTGGGGGCTTGTCGCCAGCGGGGACTTGTCGCATCGGTTGATCCCGGGCGCCCCGGCGGGCTACAGCTCCGCGGGGCGAGTATTCGACGGCGCGGTCCTCGAGGCCCTGAAGTCCGGCGACGCCGGGCCCCTGATCGCGTTGTCCCCCGAGACGCTTGACGCGGCGGGGGAGTGCGGCCTGCGGTCCGTCCTGGCGATGCTGGGGCTCTGTCGGGCGCTCTCCGGGTCGCCCCGTGTGCTCTCCTACGAGGGCCCGTTCGGGGTGGGGTACTGCAACGCCCTTTGGGAGGCGCCCGGAGGGGCTCCGGTGGAGGGGAGGCCCGGGGCGCACCCCTGTGCGCGGCTGGCGCGGGAGACCGTCGCCCGGCTGCTTGGCGGTCGTCCTCTGCCCCGATCGGGATCGGAGGTCGCTTCATCGGAACTCTGGGCGGAGCGCCGCGCCTGCTTCGTCTCCATCAAGAGCCGGTCCGGGGCTCTCAGAGGCTGCATCGGCACCCTGGCCCCCGCGGAGCGGAGCCTGGACCGGGAGATCATTGCCAACGCCGTCTCCGCCTCGACCCGCGATCCCCGCTTTCCGCCCATGACGGCCGGGGAGCTGGCGGACGCCGTGTTCTCGGTGGACGTGCTCGCCGACCCGGAGCCGGTGGCGGGCCTCGAGGCGCTCGACCCCAAGGTCTGGGGCGTCATCGTCTCGAAGGGCGGCCGGCGCGGGGTGCTGCTGCCGGACCTGGAGGGGGTCGATACGGTCGAGGCGCAGCTCTCCATCGCGATGCGGAAGGCGGGGATCGCCGACCCCGAGGGGATGGCCGTCGAGCGGTTCCGGGTGGACCGCTACGGGGAGGACGGCCGGCCCGGGGGCGACGGCTCGTAA